A window of the Comamonas sp. Y33R10-2 genome harbors these coding sequences:
- the aceF gene encoding dihydrolipoyllysine-residue acetyltransferase, with the protein MASIDIKVPDIGDFSEVGVIEVLVKVGDTIKVEQSLLTVESDKASMEIPSSHAGVIKEIKVALGDKVKEGSVIVVLETADAAPAPAAAAEAPVAAAAPAPVAAAPVAQAPVEAPVAAAPAASTTVDLKIPDIGDFKDVAVIEMLIKVGDTVTVEQSLFTVESDKASMEIPSPSAGTITALTIKVGDTVNIGDVVGQITVQGAAATAPASAQAEATAPVAQAAAPVAAPVQAAAPVAAPAPSAAPAHNPTVAPSGQLPHASPSVRKFARELGVPLAEVKGSGNKGRITADDIQAFTKSVMAGAVQTLAQQAAAPAKSSGGNVGGLEVLAWPKVDFAKFGEVERKELSRIKKISGANLHRNWVVIPHVTNNDLADITELEAFRVSTNAESAKAKSDVKVTMLAFVIKAVVSALKKFPEFNASLDGDTLVYKKYFNIGFAADTPNGLVVPVLKDADKKGIMQISQEMGELAKKARDGKLGAADMQGGCFSISSLGGIGGTDFTPIVNAPEVAILGLSKGSIQPVWDGKAFQPRLMLPLSLSYDHRVIDGAAAARFNAYLGAVLADYRRILL; encoded by the coding sequence ATGGCATCAATAGACATCAAAGTCCCCGACATCGGCGACTTCTCAGAAGTTGGCGTGATCGAAGTGCTGGTCAAGGTGGGTGACACCATCAAGGTCGAGCAGTCCCTGTTGACCGTGGAGTCCGACAAGGCCTCCATGGAGATCCCTTCCAGCCACGCTGGCGTGATCAAAGAGATCAAGGTCGCTTTGGGCGACAAGGTCAAAGAAGGCTCCGTGATCGTGGTGCTGGAAACCGCTGACGCGGCTCCTGCCCCAGCAGCGGCTGCTGAGGCGCCTGTGGCTGCTGCCGCGCCGGCACCCGTTGCCGCCGCTCCTGTGGCACAAGCACCGGTTGAGGCACCGGTCGCTGCTGCACCTGCTGCATCCACCACCGTGGACCTGAAGATTCCCGATATCGGTGACTTCAAGGACGTGGCTGTGATTGAAATGCTGATCAAGGTGGGCGACACCGTGACAGTTGAGCAATCGCTGTTCACCGTGGAGTCCGACAAGGCTTCGATGGAGATTCCATCGCCATCGGCCGGCACCATCACGGCGCTGACTATCAAGGTTGGCGACACCGTCAACATCGGTGATGTGGTTGGTCAAATCACTGTGCAAGGCGCTGCAGCTACTGCACCGGCATCAGCACAGGCTGAGGCCACCGCTCCAGTCGCTCAAGCTGCTGCTCCTGTAGCAGCGCCAGTGCAAGCCGCCGCTCCCGTTGCTGCCCCCGCACCATCGGCTGCTCCAGCGCACAACCCCACGGTTGCGCCTTCGGGTCAGCTGCCTCACGCATCGCCTTCCGTGCGTAAGTTCGCTCGTGAGTTGGGCGTGCCTTTGGCTGAAGTCAAGGGCTCGGGCAACAAGGGCCGTATCACGGCTGATGACATTCAAGCCTTCACCAAGTCGGTGATGGCCGGTGCGGTGCAAACGTTGGCGCAGCAAGCCGCAGCGCCTGCCAAGTCGTCTGGCGGCAACGTCGGCGGTCTGGAGGTGCTGGCATGGCCCAAGGTTGATTTCGCCAAGTTCGGTGAGGTCGAGCGCAAAGAGCTGTCCCGCATCAAAAAGATCTCGGGCGCCAACCTGCACCGCAACTGGGTGGTGATCCCCCATGTCACCAACAACGACTTGGCCGACATCACTGAGCTGGAAGCCTTCCGCGTCAGCACCAATGCTGAAAGCGCCAAGGCCAAGAGCGATGTGAAGGTCACCATGCTGGCCTTCGTCATCAAGGCCGTGGTCTCGGCTTTGAAGAAGTTCCCAGAGTTCAATGCATCGCTCGACGGCGACACATTGGTCTACAAGAAGTACTTCAACATCGGTTTTGCCGCTGACACTCCGAACGGCCTGGTCGTTCCGGTGCTCAAGGATGCCGACAAGAAGGGCATCATGCAGATCAGCCAGGAAATGGGCGAGCTGGCCAAGAAGGCCCGCGACGGCAAACTGGGTGCGGCCGACATGCAAGGCGGCTGCTTCTCCATCTCGTCGCTGGGCGGCATTGGTGGCACGGACTTCACGCCTATCGTGAATGCACCTGAAGTAGCAATTCTGGGTCTGTCCAAGGGCAGCATTCAGCCCGTGTGGGACGGCAAGGCCTTCCAGCCGCGCCTGATGCTGCCGCTGAGCCTGAGCTACGACCACCGCGTGATCGATGGCGCTGCTGCTGCCCGCTTCAACGCCTACCTGGGCGCTGTGCTGGCCGACTACCGTCGCATTCTGCTGTAA
- the aceE gene encoding pyruvate dehydrogenase (acetyl-transferring), homodimeric type → MTAQTDPKGAGLPAGLDQQESREWMDALSAVIDREGADYAHKLIEDLLEHARQSSVDMPFSATTGYVNTIESSQEEKCPGNLEIEGRLRAYMRWNAMAMVVKANRIHPPEGGDLGGHIGSFASLANMFAAGFNHFWHAENENHGGDCLYIQGHVSPGIYARAYLEGRITEDQLLNFRQEVDGKGLSSYPHPKLMPDFWQFPTVSMGLGPLMAIYQARFLKYLHARGIANTENRKVWVFCGDGEMDEVESLGAIGLAARENLDNLVFVINCNLQRLDGPVRGNGKIIQELEGEFRGSGWNVIKLIWGKGWDELLSKDKDGVLKKIMMECNDGDYQAMKANDGAFVRKNFFGRDPRALKMVEHMSDDEIWNLRRGGHDSQKVYAAFAAANSTKGQPTVLLVKTVKGFGMGKIGEGKNNVHQTKKLSDEDIKAFRDRFNIPIPDSQIADIPFYKPADDTPEMKYLHERRKALGGYLPHRRQQADEQFTAPALDTFKAILEPTPEGREISTTQAYVRFLTQLLRDKNIGPRVVPILVDEARTFGMEGLFRQVGIYNPHGQQYTPVDKDQVMYYREDKAGQILQEGINEAGGMSSWIAAATSYSHSNRVMIPFYVYYSMFGFQRIGDLAWAAGDLQARGFLLGGTSGRTTLNGEGLQHEDGHSHILANTIPNCVTYDPTFAHEVAVIMQDGLRRMVQNQENIFYYITLLNENYPMPGLTEGTEEQILKGMYMVKPGQKVPASGLRVQLLGSGTILRESFFAQELLEKDWGIAADVWSCPSFNELTREGQEVDRFNMLHPLEAAKTPFVAQQLAAHPGPVVASTDYMKAYAEQIRPYMPKGRTYKVLGTDGFGRSDFRAKLREHFEINRHYIVLAALRGLADEGKIKATTVAEAIHKYGINTDKINPLHA, encoded by the coding sequence ATGACAGCTCAGACTGATCCCAAAGGCGCTGGCTTGCCCGCTGGCCTGGACCAACAAGAATCCCGCGAGTGGATGGATGCCCTCTCGGCCGTGATCGACCGTGAAGGCGCAGACTACGCCCACAAGCTGATTGAAGACTTGCTCGAGCACGCTCGTCAAAGCAGCGTGGACATGCCTTTTTCGGCAACCACGGGCTACGTCAACACCATTGAATCCAGCCAAGAAGAGAAGTGCCCCGGCAACCTCGAAATTGAAGGCCGCCTACGTGCCTACATGCGCTGGAACGCCATGGCCATGGTCGTTAAGGCCAACCGTATTCACCCGCCTGAAGGCGGTGACTTGGGTGGCCACATTGGCTCCTTCGCCTCGCTGGCCAATATGTTTGCTGCCGGCTTCAACCATTTCTGGCACGCAGAAAACGAAAACCACGGTGGTGACTGCCTGTACATCCAAGGTCACGTCTCGCCCGGCATCTATGCCCGCGCATACCTTGAAGGCCGTATTACTGAAGACCAACTGCTGAACTTCCGTCAAGAAGTGGACGGCAAGGGTCTGTCCAGCTATCCGCATCCCAAGCTGATGCCCGATTTTTGGCAGTTCCCAACCGTGTCCATGGGCCTTGGCCCATTGATGGCCATCTACCAGGCACGTTTCCTGAAGTACCTGCACGCCCGTGGCATTGCCAACACTGAAAACCGCAAGGTCTGGGTGTTTTGCGGTGACGGTGAAATGGACGAAGTGGAATCGCTGGGCGCGATCGGTCTGGCCGCACGCGAAAACCTCGATAACCTAGTCTTCGTCATCAACTGCAACTTGCAGCGTCTGGATGGCCCGGTGCGTGGCAACGGCAAGATCATTCAAGAGCTGGAAGGTGAATTCCGCGGCTCCGGCTGGAACGTCATCAAGCTGATCTGGGGCAAGGGCTGGGACGAGCTGCTGTCCAAGGACAAGGACGGCGTTCTCAAGAAAATCATGATGGAGTGCAACGACGGTGACTATCAGGCCATGAAGGCCAACGATGGTGCCTTTGTGCGCAAGAACTTCTTCGGCCGCGATCCTCGCGCGTTGAAGATGGTCGAGCACATGTCCGACGACGAAATCTGGAACCTGCGCCGCGGCGGCCATGACTCGCAAAAGGTCTACGCTGCGTTTGCCGCAGCTAACAGCACCAAGGGTCAGCCTACCGTGCTGCTGGTCAAGACCGTCAAGGGCTTTGGCATGGGCAAGATCGGTGAAGGCAAGAACAACGTTCACCAGACCAAGAAGCTGAGCGACGAGGACATCAAGGCCTTCCGCGACCGTTTCAACATCCCAATTCCAGACAGCCAGATCGCGGACATCCCCTTCTACAAGCCGGCCGACGACACGCCGGAGATGAAGTACCTGCACGAGCGCCGCAAGGCTCTGGGTGGCTACCTGCCGCACCGTCGCCAGCAAGCTGACGAGCAGTTCACTGCGCCTGCGCTGGACACGTTCAAGGCGATTTTGGAGCCCACCCCTGAAGGCCGTGAAATCTCCACGACTCAGGCCTATGTGCGTTTCTTGACGCAGCTGCTGCGTGACAAGAACATCGGCCCCCGCGTCGTGCCTATTTTGGTGGACGAAGCCCGTACCTTTGGTATGGAAGGCCTGTTCCGCCAAGTCGGTATCTACAACCCCCACGGTCAGCAGTACACCCCGGTCGACAAGGACCAGGTCATGTACTACCGCGAAGACAAGGCCGGCCAGATTCTGCAAGAAGGCATTAACGAAGCCGGCGGCATGTCCAGCTGGATCGCTGCGGCCACCAGCTACAGCCATAGCAACCGGGTCATGATCCCGTTCTATGTGTATTACTCAATGTTCGGCTTCCAGCGCATTGGCGACTTGGCTTGGGCAGCGGGCGACCTGCAAGCGCGCGGCTTCCTGCTGGGCGGCACATCGGGCCGTACTACGCTCAACGGCGAAGGCCTGCAGCACGAAGATGGTCACAGCCACATTCTGGCCAACACCATTCCTAACTGCGTGACATACGACCCCACCTTCGCTCACGAAGTGGCCGTGATCATGCAAGACGGTCTGCGCCGCATGGTGCAGAACCAGGAAAACATCTTCTACTACATCACCCTGCTGAATGAAAACTACCCCATGCCCGGTCTGACCGAAGGCACGGAGGAGCAAATTCTCAAGGGCATGTACATGGTCAAGCCCGGCCAAAAGGTGCCAGCGAGCGGTCTGCGCGTTCAACTGCTGGGCTCGGGCACCATCCTGCGCGAATCGTTCTTCGCACAAGAGCTGCTGGAAAAAGACTGGGGCATTGCTGCCGACGTCTGGAGCTGCCCATCGTTTAACGAACTGACCCGCGAAGGTCAGGAAGTTGATCGCTTCAACATGCTGCACCCGCTGGAAGCGGCCAAGACGCCTTTCGTGGCGCAGCAACTGGCGGCTCACCCCGGCCCAGTCGTGGCTTCGACCGACTACATGAAGGCTTACGCCGAGCAGATTCGTCCTTACATGCCCAAGGGCCGCACTTACAAGGTGCTGGGCACCGACGGTTTTGGTCGCTCCGACTTCCGCGCCAAGCTGCGCGAGCACTTCGAAATCAACCGTCACTACATCGTCTTGGCTGCACTGCGCGGCTTGGCTGATGAAGGCAAGATCAAGGCGACAACGGTGGCCGAAGCGATCCATAAGTACGGTATCAACACCGACAAGATCAACCCGCTGCACGCGTAA
- a CDS encoding PAS domain-containing sensor histidine kinase produces MQTSNQELEKKEEDSVPSIVIAAPVRWWRSWWRSLSPTRQDRYAALAPLASVLMFMAAIIASFWYLRTEEVDREHEVLRRDVEYAQQRVRLRLLERQEQLMRMARDIGARDMRKADFDARSEALINQFPELQSITWVNDKRQILHSESAPTVSTDQLRVVGETLHQRETLQAYGHAREILQPIYMQESAAQGELPPLLQLHVPISHNSRYQGELLAEFSLDSLLRYGTPTEVLARYAITMLDERKHVLAGTPLSPRKTPTELLHWRALANEYAVPVAPVGPSLMLRAQAYHTSSGMVGNGLFWLVGTLSAMTSWLLLATWRHTRRRQRAQEALVAETNFRRAMENSVLTGMRALDLQGRITYVNAAFCQMTGWSEQELVGQLPPYPYWPDNDYDNLHSKLREELSGKTIVGGFQVRVKRKSGSLFDARLYVSPLIDAHGQHKGWMSSMTDITEPNRIREQLSASYERFTIVLEALDASVSVAPLGSAELLFANKLYRQWFGSHTEGHLQLVAQAGKLPVRNQPAEGEDGLMGLPTGTITSARSENAEIFVPSLGKWLEVRSRYLSWVDGRLAQMVIATDITQRRNAEDQAAQQAEKAQSASRLITMGEMASSVAHELNQPLTAISNYSSGMLTRLESGTLTPEQMKFALEKTAHQAQRAGQIIQRIRSFVKKSEPNRMLAQVSEMVSEALELVGIELRRRNVQLTSHIAERMPPLLVDAILIEQVLINLMKNSAESIDMSGRPLGQRNVELRVRPQLFETQQGIEFIVEDTGKGLPPEVLERLFEAFFSTKSEGMGIGLNLCRSIVESHHGRMHAENLYNGSEVIGCRFTFWLPLAPGVETTTLTTTSEPIKRTIA; encoded by the coding sequence ATGCAAACAAGCAATCAAGAGCTAGAAAAAAAAGAAGAGGACAGCGTCCCATCCATTGTCATTGCAGCCCCTGTGCGTTGGTGGCGCAGTTGGTGGCGCAGCCTGTCGCCTACCCGGCAAGACCGTTATGCGGCTTTAGCGCCTTTGGCATCGGTGCTGATGTTCATGGCAGCCATCATTGCCTCATTCTGGTATTTGCGCACGGAAGAAGTAGACCGCGAGCATGAAGTGCTGCGCCGCGACGTGGAATATGCCCAGCAGCGCGTGCGCCTGCGCCTTTTAGAGCGCCAAGAACAACTCATGCGCATGGCCCGGGACATTGGCGCTCGCGATATGCGCAAGGCCGACTTTGATGCCCGCAGCGAAGCGCTGATCAACCAATTCCCGGAGTTGCAATCCATCACCTGGGTCAACGATAAGCGCCAGATTTTGCACAGCGAATCTGCGCCCACGGTGAGCACGGACCAGTTACGCGTCGTGGGTGAGACGCTGCACCAGCGTGAAACACTGCAGGCCTACGGCCATGCCCGTGAAATTTTGCAGCCCATTTATATGCAGGAAAGCGCCGCGCAAGGGGAGCTTCCGCCCTTGCTGCAACTGCATGTCCCTATCAGCCATAACAGCCGTTATCAAGGTGAGCTGCTGGCCGAATTTTCGCTAGACAGCTTGCTGCGCTACGGCACGCCCACAGAAGTCTTGGCGCGCTACGCCATCACCATGCTGGACGAGCGAAAGCATGTACTGGCGGGCACGCCGCTATCGCCACGTAAAACACCCACAGAGCTGCTGCACTGGCGTGCGCTTGCCAATGAATATGCGGTTCCTGTCGCACCTGTGGGCCCCAGCTTGATGCTGCGCGCGCAGGCCTATCACACCTCTTCAGGCATGGTGGGCAATGGCTTGTTCTGGCTGGTGGGCACCTTAAGCGCCATGACGTCTTGGTTGCTGCTGGCCACATGGCGCCACACGCGCCGCCGCCAGCGTGCGCAGGAAGCTCTGGTGGCAGAGACCAACTTCCGCCGCGCGATGGAGAATTCAGTGCTCACCGGTATGCGCGCGCTGGATTTGCAAGGCCGCATCACCTACGTGAACGCCGCTTTTTGCCAAATGACAGGCTGGAGCGAGCAAGAGCTGGTCGGCCAACTGCCCCCCTACCCTTACTGGCCAGACAACGATTACGACAACCTTCACTCGAAGTTGCGCGAAGAGCTGTCGGGAAAAACCATCGTCGGAGGCTTTCAAGTCAGGGTTAAGCGCAAGAGCGGCAGTTTGTTTGATGCCCGCCTGTATGTCTCTCCACTGATTGATGCGCATGGCCAGCACAAGGGCTGGATGTCTTCGATGACAGACATTACCGAGCCCAATCGCATCCGCGAGCAGCTATCTGCATCGTATGAGCGCTTTACCATTGTGCTGGAAGCACTTGATGCTTCTGTTTCTGTAGCACCCTTGGGCAGTGCCGAGCTACTGTTTGCCAACAAGCTTTACCGCCAGTGGTTTGGCTCGCACACAGAAGGCCACCTGCAACTGGTTGCTCAAGCGGGCAAGCTGCCCGTACGCAACCAGCCCGCCGAGGGCGAAGATGGCCTGATGGGACTGCCCACCGGCACCATCACCAGCGCCCGCAGTGAGAATGCGGAGATTTTTGTGCCCAGCCTTGGCAAATGGCTGGAAGTGCGCTCGCGCTACCTGAGTTGGGTAGACGGCCGCTTGGCCCAGATGGTCATTGCCACAGACATCACCCAGCGGCGTAATGCTGAAGACCAAGCGGCCCAGCAAGCCGAAAAAGCCCAGAGCGCCAGCCGCCTCATCACCATGGGCGAGATGGCTTCGAGCGTAGCCCACGAGTTGAACCAGCCGCTCACTGCCATTAGCAACTACAGCTCAGGCATGCTGACGCGCCTTGAAAGCGGCACGCTCACGCCTGAGCAGATGAAGTTTGCGCTGGAAAAAACCGCCCATCAGGCCCAGCGCGCAGGGCAAATCATTCAGCGTATTCGCTCTTTTGTGAAAAAAAGCGAGCCCAACCGTATGCTGGCTCAGGTCTCCGAAATGGTCAGCGAAGCGCTGGAATTGGTGGGTATTGAGCTGCGCCGGCGCAATGTGCAGCTCACCTCGCATATCGCAGAGCGCATGCCGCCGCTGCTGGTCGATGCGATTTTGATCGAGCAAGTGCTCATCAATTTGATGAAAAACAGTGCGGAGTCGATTGATATGTCCGGCCGCCCACTGGGCCAGCGCAATGTGGAGCTACGTGTTCGCCCTCAGTTGTTTGAGACCCAGCAAGGCATCGAATTCATCGTCGAAGACACTGGCAAGGGCCTGCCGCCCGAAGTGCTTGAACGCTTGTTCGAAGCCTTCTTCTCCACCAAGAGCGAAGGCATGGGCATTGGCCTGAATTTATGCCGCTCGATTGTCGAATCGCACCATGGGCGCATGCACGCTGAGAACCTCTACAATGGTTCTGAGGTCATTGGCTGCCGATTCACATTCTGGCTACCATTGGCACCGGGGGTGGAGACGACAACACTCACCACGACAAGCGAACCCATAAAGAGGACGATTGCATGA
- a CDS encoding response regulator transcription factor, with translation MSLIPKKGTVYVVDDDEAVRDSLQWLLEGKDYRVRCFDSAETFLSRYDPREVACLIVDIRMGGMSGLELQDRLIERKSPLPIVFITGHGDVPMAVDTMKKGALDFIQKPFNEPELLGLVERMLDRAREAFTGHQQAASRDALLAKLTGREAQVLERIVAGRLNKQIADDLGISIKTVEAHRANIMEKLNANTVADLLKIALGQGQTSAAAKAAAAAAAAAIN, from the coding sequence ATGAGTTTGATACCCAAAAAAGGCACTGTTTACGTAGTTGATGACGACGAAGCGGTCCGTGATTCCCTGCAGTGGCTGCTGGAAGGCAAGGATTACCGAGTGCGCTGCTTTGACTCCGCCGAGACCTTTTTGTCGCGCTATGACCCGCGCGAAGTGGCCTGTTTAATCGTAGACATTCGCATGGGCGGCATGAGCGGCCTGGAGCTGCAAGACCGACTGATCGAGCGCAAGTCTCCCCTGCCCATCGTCTTCATCACCGGCCACGGCGATGTTCCTATGGCAGTGGACACCATGAAAAAGGGCGCACTGGACTTTATCCAAAAGCCGTTCAATGAGCCCGAGCTGCTTGGCTTGGTCGAACGCATGCTCGATCGCGCTCGCGAAGCCTTTACCGGCCACCAGCAAGCCGCTAGCCGCGATGCGCTGCTGGCCAAGCTGACTGGCCGTGAAGCACAGGTGCTGGAGCGTATCGTCGCCGGCCGCTTGAACAAGCAAATTGCGGACGACTTGGGCATTTCCATCAAGACTGTGGAAGCGCACCGCGCCAACATCATGGAAAAGCTCAACGCCAACACCGTGGCCGATCTGCTCAAAATCGCTCTGGGCCAAGGCCAAACCAGCGCGGCGGCTAAGGCTGCAGCTGCTGCAGCAGCGGCTGCCATCAATTAA
- the folD gene encoding bifunctional methylenetetrahydrofolate dehydrogenase/methenyltetrahydrofolate cyclohydrolase FolD: MTAQIIDGKLLSEQLRKEVATRAAALKTKGVTPGLAVVLVGDNQASQVYVRNKVKACEDVGFHSVLEKYDASMTEAELLARVEALNNDPSIHGILVQLPLPKHIDDHKVIETISPAKDVDGFHVASAGALMVGEVGFKACTPYGCMKMLESIGMKDLRGKHAVVIGRSNIVGKPMAMMLLAANATVTVTHSGTADLAAMTRQADVIVAAVGKVDVLTADMVKPGAVVIDVGMNRNAEGKLCGDVDFNGVKEVAGFITPVPGGVGPMTITMLLVNTMESAERVAL; this comes from the coding sequence ATGACAGCCCAAATCATCGACGGCAAGCTTCTCTCCGAACAACTGCGCAAGGAAGTCGCCACCCGCGCCGCCGCGCTCAAAACCAAGGGTGTGACGCCCGGTCTGGCAGTCGTTTTGGTGGGAGATAACCAAGCCTCTCAGGTCTATGTGCGCAACAAGGTCAAGGCCTGCGAAGACGTGGGCTTTCACTCGGTGCTGGAAAAGTACGACGCATCCATGACCGAAGCCGAGTTGTTGGCCCGCGTGGAAGCGCTCAACAACGACCCCAGCATTCACGGCATTCTGGTCCAGTTGCCCCTGCCCAAGCACATTGACGACCACAAGGTCATTGAAACCATCTCGCCTGCCAAGGATGTGGACGGCTTTCACGTTGCCAGTGCCGGCGCGCTGATGGTGGGCGAAGTCGGCTTCAAGGCCTGCACACCCTACGGCTGCATGAAGATGCTGGAATCGATTGGCATGAAGGACCTGCGTGGTAAGCACGCCGTGGTCATCGGCCGCTCCAACATCGTGGGCAAACCTATGGCCATGATGCTGCTGGCCGCCAACGCCACCGTCACTGTCACGCACAGCGGCACCGCCGATCTGGCCGCCATGACCCGCCAAGCCGATGTGATCGTCGCCGCCGTGGGCAAGGTGGACGTATTGACTGCCGATATGGTCAAGCCCGGCGCTGTGGTGATTGACGTGGGCATGAACCGCAATGCCGAAGGCAAGCTGTGCGGCGACGTGGATTTCAACGGCGTCAAGGAAGTTGCTGGTTTCATTACGCCTGTGCCCGGTGGTGTGGGCCCCATGACGATTACTATGCTGCTGGTCAACACTATGGAATCGGCTGAGCGCGTGGCGCTCTGA
- a CDS encoding M3 family metallopeptidase, producing MSNPLLESSSLPLFDRIQPADVAPAIDILLARASEALETVVAPDFPAKWEAISAVLDVASEKFGTAWSAVNHLNSVADTPELRAAYNEALPKVTEFWTDLGADERLYAKYKAIDPASLNKEQRAAWDHSIRGFVLSGAELQGAAKERFAAIQARSAELTQKFSENALDATDAFSYYATADELDGVPADVISAAKAAAEADGKEGYKLTLKMPSYLPVMQFAKSSALREKLYRAYVTRASDQAEGDGKRFDNTAVMQEILALRLEESQLLGYQNFGEVSVVTKMADSPKQVIDFLRDLGQRARPYAEKDVADLRAFAKAELNLDQPQPWDWAFIGEKLKEARYSFSEQELKQYFPAPKVLAGLFKIVETLFEVSIRRDEAAVWNPSVEFYRIERSTPQGPELVGQFYLDPQARKGKRGGAWMDDVRTRWLRPDTHQLQTPVAHLVCNFASGVDGKPALLTHDDVITLFHETGHGLHHMLTQVNERDVSGISGVEWDAVELPSQFMENFCWEWDVLKHMTAHVDTGEALPRALYDKMIAAKNFQSGMQTLRQIEFSLFDMLLHTDHNPADDLMPLLAKVRAEVAVLPSPTYSRTPHTFSHIFAGGYAAGYYSYKWAEVLSADAYAAFEETALADGSPNPETGRKYRESILEAGGSRPAMESFKAFRGREPQIDALLRHQGMSQAA from the coding sequence ATGAGCAATCCACTCCTCGAATCCTCCTCCCTGCCCCTGTTTGACCGCATTCAACCTGCGGATGTGGCACCCGCCATCGACATCTTGCTAGCTCGCGCCAGCGAGGCACTGGAGACTGTTGTTGCGCCAGACTTTCCTGCTAAGTGGGAAGCTATCTCTGCCGTGCTGGATGTGGCTAGCGAAAAGTTTGGCACGGCATGGTCAGCCGTCAACCACCTCAACAGCGTGGCCGACACCCCTGAGTTGCGCGCCGCCTATAACGAAGCCCTGCCCAAGGTCACCGAGTTCTGGACTGATCTGGGTGCCGATGAACGCCTGTACGCCAAGTACAAAGCCATTGACCCTGCAAGCTTGAACAAAGAGCAGCGCGCGGCTTGGGATCATTCCATTCGCGGCTTTGTGCTGTCGGGGGCTGAGCTGCAAGGCGCAGCTAAAGAGCGCTTTGCCGCCATTCAAGCCCGCTCTGCCGAACTGACGCAAAAATTCAGCGAAAACGCGCTGGATGCCACTGACGCTTTTTCCTATTACGCCACGGCCGATGAGCTCGATGGCGTGCCTGCAGACGTCATCTCAGCCGCTAAAGCAGCGGCTGAGGCCGATGGCAAAGAAGGCTACAAGCTCACGCTGAAGATGCCCAGCTACCTGCCCGTGATGCAGTTTGCCAAGAGCAGCGCCCTGCGCGAGAAGCTTTACCGTGCCTATGTGACCCGCGCTTCCGATCAAGCCGAAGGCGATGGCAAACGCTTTGACAATACCGCTGTCATGCAAGAGATTCTGGCCCTGCGCCTGGAAGAATCTCAGCTGCTGGGCTACCAAAACTTCGGTGAAGTTTCCGTCGTCACCAAAATGGCTGACTCCCCCAAGCAAGTAATCGATTTTCTGCGTGACCTAGGCCAACGCGCCCGCCCCTACGCCGAAAAAGACGTGGCCGACCTGCGCGCTTTTGCCAAAGCAGAGTTGAACCTTGACCAGCCCCAGCCTTGGGACTGGGCCTTTATCGGCGAAAAGCTCAAAGAAGCGCGCTACTCGTTTAGCGAGCAAGAGCTCAAGCAATACTTCCCGGCGCCCAAAGTGCTGGCGGGTCTGTTCAAGATTGTCGAGACACTGTTTGAAGTCTCGATTCGCCGCGATGAAGCCGCTGTGTGGAACCCCTCGGTAGAGTTCTACCGCATCGAGCGCAGCACGCCCCAAGGCCCAGAGCTGGTGGGCCAGTTCTACCTAGACCCACAAGCGCGCAAAGGCAAGCGCGGCGGGGCGTGGATGGACGATGTGCGCACCCGCTGGTTGCGCCCCGACACCCACCAGCTGCAAACCCCGGTCGCCCATCTGGTGTGCAACTTTGCCAGCGGTGTCGACGGCAAACCGGCCCTTCTCACGCATGACGACGTCATTACCCTGTTCCACGAAACAGGCCACGGCCTGCATCACATGCTCACGCAAGTGAACGAGCGCGATGTCTCCGGCATCAGCGGTGTGGAGTGGGATGCGGTGGAGTTACCCAGCCAGTTCATGGAAAACTTCTGCTGGGAATGGGATGTGCTCAAGCACATGACGGCCCACGTAGATACTGGCGAGGCCCTGCCCCGCGCGCTGTACGACAAGATGATTGCGGCCAAGAACTTCCAGTCCGGCATGCAAACCCTGCGTCAGATCGAGTTCTCGCTGTTCGACATGCTGCTGCACACGGATCACAACCCTGCAGACGACCTTATGCCGCTACTGGCTAAAGTCCGAGCAGAGGTGGCCGTGCTGCCATCACCCACCTACAGCCGCACGCCTCACACCTTCAGCCATATCTTTGCTGGTGGCTATGCGGCAGGCTATTACAGCTACAAGTGGGCTGAAGTGCTTAGCGCTGATGCTTACGCCGCATTTGAAGAAACTGCACTGGCCGATGGCTCGCCCAACCCAGAAACCGGCCGCAAATACCGCGAGTCGATTCTGGAAGCCGGTGGCAGCCGCCCCGCTATGGAGTCGTTCAAAGCCTTCCGCGGCCGCGAGCCTCAAATTGATGCGCTACTGCGTCATCAAGGCATGAGCCAAGCCGCTTAA